From the genome of Haloterrigena sp. KLK7, one region includes:
- a CDS encoding HNH endonuclease — protein sequence MSSQWDLSDILDEDQETDTSPVEFDAPASRSSDWKNRATEIKERDNYVCQRCGDHNGNHEQSPLSLETHHIVPGKYLPKSDARVGLNLVTVCESCHGFLEGSHVEWQLAEIGRDDALQILTVLKERRLTPHHLSRKLDISEDRIRSLVSLLERMNCLTTQGDGRYRTVCPATSKSRVRKARFRWKQKHAVRQPLEEMLTELQRTMTTSLDELEYALEAGDRDQVESMLERMRNTITEADFEEAVSTNDDR from the coding sequence ATGAGTTCTCAGTGGGACCTGTCGGATATTCTTGACGAAGATCAAGAGACAGATACTAGTCCTGTTGAGTTCGACGCTCCAGCCTCGCGCAGCTCCGACTGGAAAAATCGCGCAACCGAGATTAAAGAGCGCGACAATTATGTATGCCAACGCTGCGGCGACCACAACGGGAATCACGAGCAATCTCCACTCTCGCTGGAGACCCACCATATCGTTCCCGGGAAGTATCTACCAAAGTCAGATGCCCGCGTTGGGCTTAACCTCGTAACCGTCTGTGAGTCGTGCCATGGATTTCTCGAAGGGTCTCATGTCGAATGGCAGTTGGCTGAGATCGGACGCGATGATGCACTTCAAATTCTTACGGTGTTGAAGGAGCGAAGACTTACTCCGCACCATCTCTCACGAAAATTGGATATTTCGGAAGACCGTATCCGATCGCTCGTCTCTCTGCTCGAACGGATGAACTGCTTGACTACACAGGGCGATGGACGGTATCGGACAGTGTGTCCTGCAACATCAAAATCAAGAGTTAGAAAAGCCCGATTTCGATGGAAGCAGAAGCACGCAGTCCGGCAGCCACTCGAAGAGATGCTGACCGAGCTTCAGCGGACTATGACGACTAGTCTCGATGAATTAGAGTACGCACTCGAGGCTGGTGATCGAGACCAAGTTGAGTCGATGCTCGAACGGATGCGAAACACGATTACAGAAGCTGATTTCGAGGAGGCAGTCTCTACGAATGATGACAGATAA
- a CDS encoding sulfatase-like hydrolase/transferase, with protein sequence MTNGKKNIVLVVMDTAREIDTTYARNAVDNSCLEELATTGAEYNHAFANAPWTLPSHTSMFTGTYTSKHGTHAGSKFYDGQFPTIADLLSDDGYQTVGFTNNAWVTDEFGLASGFENMSKVWQYIQSDTDFGKIKLTSEGRGGLVREGISGLVSGDILANFVNAVYGQFFYRRNDYGAKRTNTLVENWIKNRDQSSPFFMFINYLEPHLDYQPPKRLVEQFLPEGSTYREAMAVPQKPWEYTAGVLDMSDHDFELLRALYRAEIAYLDEQIGELRSTLEQHGEWDDTVLIIVGDHGENIGDHGLMDHQYSLHDTLLHVPLIIHGGQFNQVGDSDRLIQTLDLFPTILDIAGHTIPEHAQGTSFYPKSSTAPRNEAIGEYLAPQPSIASLSNQTDVPEEELEAFGQSIRSIRTTEYKLIRKSGGEISLYNVEDGPGEQTDISSEKPDIRDELVERLDAWLDSFEQTSATGRDEEMSEGTKKRLEDLGYI encoded by the coding sequence ATGACCAACGGGAAGAAAAATATCGTTCTCGTCGTAATGGATACCGCGCGTGAGATCGATACAACCTATGCTCGAAATGCGGTTGACAATTCGTGTTTAGAGGAGTTAGCTACGACGGGAGCGGAGTACAACCATGCGTTCGCAAATGCTCCATGGACACTCCCGTCTCACACGTCGATGTTCACAGGTACATACACATCCAAACATGGGACACACGCAGGTAGCAAGTTCTATGATGGACAGTTCCCGACTATTGCCGATCTACTCTCCGACGACGGATATCAGACTGTCGGTTTCACCAATAACGCGTGGGTGACAGACGAATTTGGGCTAGCTAGTGGATTCGAGAACATGAGCAAAGTGTGGCAGTATATACAATCAGACACAGACTTTGGCAAGATCAAACTTACATCGGAAGGTAGAGGGGGCCTGGTTAGAGAGGGTATCTCGGGGCTCGTTAGTGGTGATATCCTTGCGAATTTTGTTAATGCTGTCTATGGCCAGTTTTTCTACCGGCGAAATGACTACGGAGCGAAGCGAACGAATACACTAGTTGAGAATTGGATCAAGAATAGAGATCAAAGCTCGCCATTCTTTATGTTCATAAACTATCTTGAGCCCCACTTAGATTATCAGCCCCCAAAGAGACTCGTGGAGCAGTTCTTGCCAGAAGGGAGTACGTATCGCGAAGCGATGGCAGTTCCACAGAAACCGTGGGAATATACTGCGGGTGTCCTTGATATGTCCGACCACGATTTTGAACTACTACGAGCATTATATCGTGCGGAGATTGCATATCTCGACGAACAAATTGGAGAATTACGCTCGACACTTGAGCAACATGGCGAATGGGACGATACAGTACTCATAATTGTGGGTGATCATGGAGAAAACATCGGCGATCATGGCCTGATGGATCACCAATATTCGTTGCACGATACTCTTCTGCACGTGCCCCTCATCATTCACGGTGGACAATTCAATCAGGTAGGTGACTCAGACAGGTTGATTCAAACATTGGATCTCTTCCCGACGATTCTGGATATTGCAGGACACACGATTCCGGAGCACGCACAAGGAACTTCGTTCTATCCGAAGTCGTCCACAGCGCCGCGTAATGAGGCTATCGGAGAATATCTTGCACCACAACCGAGTATAGCAAGTCTGAGTAATCAGACAGATGTACCCGAAGAAGAACTTGAAGCATTTGGTCAATCCATTAGATCGATCAGGACCACAGAGTACAAACTGATCAGGAAATCTGGAGGGGAAATCTCGCTCTATAATGTCGAGGATGGCCCCGGTGAACAGACGGATATCTCGAGCGAAAAACCCGATATCAGAGACGAACTGGTCGAGCGCCTCGATGCATGGCTAGACTCTTTTGAACAGACTTCAGCAACGGGAAGAGACGAAGAGATGAGTGAGGGGACGAAGAAGAGATTGGAGGATTTGGGCTACATCTGA
- a CDS encoding glycosyltransferase family 4 protein, translated as MVEKRSSTEDESGPPLRVLALNKRSWHHSQAGGSELNLEETMKGLAQRGHEVHLLTGSDEGRSRAELDGSVRIHRVGFDEKVPAPWDVVLSYLTVSLYFYWYLYKLSPDIVYTVNTPLPWPVITRKPRVSIFHHIAIDSFFDTHPFPQNVLGYVSQSLGVFRERRNLTVSVSPSTTEELVNRGHSPETVYEIRNGLDVDQYRPGTESSTPRIVYIGGLERYKGVDRIPEIHEMIQEISDTSIRLDVAGREGPVKDSIAEYCSSANDAHYHGFVSLDKKIDLLQSAWVFIAPSRVEGWGIAVLEANACGTPAVGSKVSGLRDSIRHKETGLLVDGSDPNEFARSVHQLLEDTQLREEIGENAREWAEKHTWEKSTDQLEELFLSAATETN; from the coding sequence GTGGTCGAAAAAAGGTCTTCAACCGAGGATGAATCAGGTCCACCTCTACGGGTTCTAGCTCTGAACAAGCGGAGCTGGCATCACTCACAGGCCGGTGGCTCCGAGCTAAACCTGGAGGAAACGATGAAAGGTCTTGCCCAGCGTGGCCACGAGGTTCACCTTTTGACCGGCTCCGATGAGGGTCGATCGCGGGCGGAACTCGACGGCTCTGTACGCATCCACCGGGTCGGATTCGACGAGAAGGTTCCTGCACCGTGGGACGTTGTGCTTTCGTACCTGACTGTCTCGTTGTACTTCTACTGGTATCTATACAAGTTATCTCCCGACATCGTCTATACTGTGAATACGCCACTACCGTGGCCCGTTATTACTCGCAAACCGCGAGTCTCTATCTTCCATCATATCGCGATTGACTCGTTCTTCGATACACATCCGTTCCCCCAGAACGTCCTGGGGTACGTTTCACAGTCACTCGGCGTGTTCCGTGAACGCCGGAATTTAACTGTAAGCGTTAGTCCGAGCACGACGGAAGAACTAGTGAACCGAGGACACAGTCCGGAGACTGTTTACGAGATACGAAATGGTCTCGACGTGGATCAATATCGTCCCGGAACAGAGTCCTCTACCCCTCGTATAGTGTATATCGGTGGACTTGAGCGGTACAAAGGTGTGGACCGAATTCCCGAAATCCATGAGATGATACAAGAGATAAGTGATACTTCTATTCGCCTTGATGTCGCTGGTCGAGAGGGCCCAGTGAAGGATAGCATCGCCGAATATTGCTCATCAGCGAACGATGCGCATTATCACGGATTCGTATCCTTAGACAAAAAAATAGATCTTCTTCAGTCTGCATGGGTGTTTATCGCCCCTAGTCGAGTGGAAGGGTGGGGGATTGCGGTATTAGAAGCAAATGCCTGTGGTACACCTGCAGTCGGGAGCAAGGTAAGTGGTCTCCGTGACTCTATTCGCCACAAAGAAACAGGACTACTAGTGGATGGCTCCGATCCAAACGAATTTGCAAGGTCAGTACATCAACTTTTAGAGGATACCCAACTGAGGGAAGAGATCGGTGAGAACGCTCGAGAATGGGCAGAGAAACACACTTGGGAAAAATCTACTGATCAACTTGAAGAACTCTTTCTCTCAGCCGCTACGGAAACTAATTGA
- a CDS encoding glycosyltransferase family 4 protein: MKIVLASHYFHPHIGGIESVVESHATRLSSRGHDVTVLSSDIGASQMDVDRDGYRIMRYKAWNPAEQFGIPYPIPYPPSVSKAIDRVFAEDVDVLHVHGMNYLTTSMVLRYAPSSIPVLLHQHTPYVDYPLPIRAVEYLNDRLIGGWNLRRVDHVFCVSADIEEYVTQIDNKASTELMVNGIDTESYQPRDCDKHDVFNCGRDDLVFFTLSRMSQKKGVDTLLEAVKKLNQREINVHVAIAGDGPMKDEVDVASQRHSNLEVMGTLTDDEVRRCYAAADVFLFTSKSGEAFPTLTIMEAYASGTPVIASKLSEGAPGVTDGENSILIEPGDADELVEAMISCVNDSKRVATMSENARESAERNFAIESRIDRLEECYQLVSVAAERKSSSS; this comes from the coding sequence ATGAAAATCGTACTTGCATCGCATTATTTTCACCCGCATATTGGCGGTATTGAGTCGGTAGTTGAGTCACATGCCACGCGACTTAGTTCTCGAGGCCATGACGTTACGGTACTCAGCAGTGATATTGGAGCCAGCCAGATGGACGTCGACCGTGACGGATACCGGATCATGCGGTACAAGGCATGGAATCCTGCGGAGCAGTTCGGTATCCCGTATCCGATTCCCTATCCACCAAGTGTGAGTAAAGCCATTGACAGGGTCTTCGCAGAAGACGTCGATGTGCTCCACGTACATGGAATGAATTATCTGACAACGTCGATGGTGCTTCGATACGCTCCCTCATCGATCCCGGTACTGCTGCATCAACATACCCCGTACGTTGATTATCCACTTCCGATTCGAGCAGTTGAATATCTTAATGACCGGCTCATCGGTGGATGGAATCTCCGCCGAGTTGACCATGTGTTCTGTGTCAGTGCAGACATTGAAGAATATGTTACTCAGATTGATAACAAGGCGAGCACAGAGCTCATGGTCAATGGGATAGATACAGAATCATACCAACCACGGGACTGTGATAAACACGATGTTTTCAACTGTGGGAGGGACGATCTCGTATTCTTCACCCTGTCTCGTATGTCCCAAAAGAAGGGTGTGGATACATTATTAGAAGCAGTGAAGAAACTCAACCAGAGGGAGATCAATGTACACGTTGCTATAGCGGGTGATGGGCCAATGAAGGACGAAGTCGATGTCGCTAGCCAGAGACATTCAAATCTGGAAGTGATGGGGACACTCACTGACGACGAGGTCAGGCGATGCTACGCTGCTGCGGATGTATTCTTATTTACCTCGAAGAGTGGAGAGGCATTCCCGACGCTGACAATAATGGAGGCATATGCTTCCGGAACGCCGGTGATCGCCTCTAAGCTTTCTGAGGGTGCCCCTGGAGTGACTGACGGTGAAAACTCTATACTCATAGAGCCAGGCGACGCTGATGAGTTAGTCGAGGCGATGATTAGCTGTGTGAATGATTCGAAGAGAGTCGCAACAATGAGCGAGAACGCACGCGAGAGTGCAGAACGGAATTTCGCGATCGAGTCTCGAATCGATCGATTAGAAGAGTGCTATCAATTAGTTTCCGTAGCGGCTGAGAGAAAGAGTTCTTCAAGTTGA
- a CDS encoding glycosyltransferase: protein MASICLINAFFPPHEFGGAENYVFRIAKELVSEGHDVSVIAAKPFDGSLKAEHAKFEGINVYYFYPANISYRGNGTGSNPVAKGIWHQLDTVNLHSRSVVRKLLKEIDPDIVHTNNLMGISTAIGKPIQKHRSLHVHTLHDYSLICPKSNLLRDRTAPDDELQVCNDPPLPCKGFKKLKQSTFGTPDIVTGPSNHVIEIHNQHGYFSEAEQQRLQLGVEAPVDTVPERSQEPSVLYVGKHLKAKGLDTLYEAATELPEVTFHICGTGPYDEVAKEKSREHENIVYHGYIDDDELDTLRQRVSAAVIPSIWMENSPLTIYESFRVGLPVIGSDIGGIPELVNEGKTGWLFTPGDSNELIKTIRKVVFQSNKEVRESAISWAEKHTIKNHVEKLTETIYNH, encoded by the coding sequence ATGGCCTCAATCTGTTTGATCAACGCTTTTTTCCCGCCACATGAGTTCGGTGGGGCAGAAAACTATGTATTTAGGATCGCGAAGGAACTGGTATCTGAAGGACACGATGTTTCGGTTATTGCGGCAAAACCCTTCGACGGGTCTTTGAAGGCGGAACACGCTAAATTTGAGGGAATAAATGTATACTACTTTTACCCAGCAAATATCTCCTATCGAGGAAACGGAACGGGGTCGAATCCAGTGGCGAAAGGAATCTGGCATCAGTTAGATACCGTCAATCTACATTCGAGATCGGTCGTTCGAAAGCTACTCAAAGAAATCGATCCGGATATCGTTCACACAAACAATCTGATGGGAATATCGACAGCAATTGGAAAGCCAATACAAAAGCATCGAAGTCTCCATGTCCACACGCTTCACGACTACAGCCTCATATGTCCAAAAAGTAACTTGCTCCGTGACAGGACAGCTCCCGATGACGAGTTGCAAGTTTGTAACGATCCACCTCTCCCCTGCAAAGGGTTCAAGAAACTCAAACAATCCACGTTTGGAACACCAGATATTGTCACAGGTCCTAGTAACCACGTAATTGAGATCCATAACCAACATGGATACTTTAGTGAGGCCGAGCAGCAACGGTTACAATTAGGTGTCGAAGCACCAGTTGATACCGTTCCGGAACGTTCACAAGAGCCGTCTGTTCTCTACGTTGGAAAACATTTGAAGGCAAAAGGGCTTGATACACTGTACGAGGCGGCCACTGAGCTACCAGAGGTGACCTTTCACATCTGTGGAACGGGTCCATACGACGAGGTGGCGAAAGAGAAGTCTAGGGAACACGAGAACATAGTATACCATGGGTATATAGACGACGACGAGCTCGATACCCTACGTCAGCGAGTATCCGCTGCAGTAATTCCCTCTATCTGGATGGAGAACTCTCCTCTAACCATCTACGAGAGCTTTCGAGTTGGACTTCCTGTTATCGGAAGCGACATTGGTGGCATTCCTGAACTAGTGAACGAAGGCAAGACGGGGTGGTTATTCACACCAGGAGATTCAAATGAATTGATCAAGACAATTCGTAAAGTAGTGTTTCAGTCTAATAAGGAAGTCCGGGAAAGCGCAATAAGCTGGGCGGAAAAACATACAATAAAGAATCACGTGGAGAAACTCACCGAAACCATATACAACCACTGA